Genomic window (Thermodesulfobacteriota bacterium):
CACGACCAGCCGGCCGGAGGGGTGCCCCTTTTTTTTGGGGGGGTTGGGGGCGCGGGGCAGGGCTGGGGGCGCTCAGGTATGGGAGTCATGGGAGGTAGGGGACGGTGCTTCGGGGCCCGGGAGCAGGTGCGCGGGCGGGCCGGAGCGGCGCGGCTGCCATGAAGGATGCCGACTGCGTGCTCTTCCTGCAATGGGCCTTGCCGCAGCTGGCCATGCGCTGGCCGGGCTTCCGCAAGGTGCGGCGCCAGGTGGCCAGGCGCATCGAGCGACGGCTGGTCCAGCTGGGCCTGCCGGACGGCCAGGCCTACCGGCAGTATCTGGCCGATCATCCCGGCGAATGGCCGCTCCTGGACGAGCTGTGCCGGGTCACCATCTCCCGCTTCTTCCGGGACCAGGCGGTCTTTGCCGAGCTGGCCGGCCAGGTGCTGCCAGCCCTGGCCAGCCGAGCCGTCGCGGCCGGCGCCACCGGGCTTGACGCCTGGAGCATCGGCTGCGCCGCCGGGGAGGAGCCGTACTCCCTGGCCCTCCTCTGGCACCAGGGGCTGGCGCGCCGTTTCCCCTCCCTGCGCCTGAAGGTCCTGGCCACCGATGCCGACCCCCAGCTCCTGGAGCGGGGCCGTCGCGCCTGCTATCCGGCCAGCGCCCTCCGGGAGCTGCCCGCCGTTCTCCGGCAGGCCGCTTTTCGTCGGGAAGAGGGTCAGTTCTGCCTGGCCCCGGCCTTCCGGGGCGAGGTCTTCTTCCAGGCGCAGGATATCCGCACCGCCATGCCGGATCGGGCCTTTGATCTCATCCTCTGCCGCAATCTGGTCTTCACCTACTTCGACACCCCGCTGCAGCGCCGCCTGGCCGCGCAGCTCCGGGAGCGCCTGCGGCCGGATGGCTTCCTGGTGCTGGGGGTGCGGGAGCGGCTGCCCGAGGGCCAGGCAGGCTTCCATCTGGCCTCCGGCCGCCTGGCGCTCTACCAGGCCGCCTGACGCATCCCCGGGCGCCTCCTGCCGGACGTCTCGCCGCTCAGCGCCCGGGCCAGTGCAGGGTCAGGCGGCCGTCCTCGGCCAGGGTCACCCCGGTGCCCAGGGGGCGGCCCTCGCGGTTGAGGACGGCGGCCAGCCACTGGGCCTCAGGGCGGGAGGCCAGGGTGATGGCAAGCCGTCTGACCCGGGTCGGGGTCATGGTCAGGCCCAGCAGGCGGCCGCTGGCGGGATCCAGGGTGGGGAAGTAGAGAAGCCCCAGCTCGCCGCGGAAGGCCTCGTAGCCGCTGATCCCTTCGTAGTCGGAGAGGAGATCCCCGCAGCCGTAGATGATGGCACGGCCGTTGTGGACCTCGATGCCCTTGACGTGGTGCGAGGAGTGGCCGTGGACCAGGTCGACCCCCGCCTGGTCGATGAGGGCCTGGGCGAATTCCCGCTGCGCGGCCGGGATGGCATAACCCCAGTTGCCGCCCCAGTGCAGGGAGGCGACCACGAGGTCCCCGGGCCGCTTGCTGGTCTGGACCAGGGTGGCGATGGCCCGTATCGTGGAACCGGACAGGTCGGGCAGGAGGTGGACGCCGGAGCGGTCAGAGCCGGCGGCCCACTGCCGGTCGATGCCGCAGTCGGTGGTGCCGCCGGCCAGGATCAGCAGCCGGCCCTGGCCGGGCAGGTGGAGAACCGCTGGCGCCCGGGCCGCCTCCAGGCTGGGCCCGGCGCCGGCGTGCCGGATGCCGGCACCATCCAGGGCGGCCAGGGTCTGGGCGAGCCCCGGGCGGCCCCAGTCCAGAACGTGGTTGTTGGCCAGCACGCAGCAATCGATGGCCGCCGCGGTCAGGCAGGGGAGGTTGGCCGGGTGCATGCGGTAGTT
Coding sequences:
- a CDS encoding CheR family methyltransferase, translating into MKDADCVLFLQWALPQLAMRWPGFRKVRRQVARRIERRLVQLGLPDGQAYRQYLADHPGEWPLLDELCRVTISRFFRDQAVFAELAGQVLPALASRAVAAGATGLDAWSIGCAAGEEPYSLALLWHQGLARRFPSLRLKVLATDADPQLLERGRRACYPASALRELPAVLRQAAFRREEGQFCLAPAFRGEVFFQAQDIRTAMPDRAFDLILCRNLVFTYFDTPLQRRLAAQLRERLRPDGFLVLGVRERLPEGQAGFHLASGRLALYQAA
- a CDS encoding CapA family protein yields the protein MPDARTPEPASRPVTLFLAGDVMTGRAIDQILPHASDPQLYEPYVQDARDYLRLAEARSGPIPRPVAFAYPWGEALAELARRAPDLRIINLETAITDHPTPWPKGINYRMHPANLPCLTAAAIDCCVLANNHVLDWGRPGLAQTLAALDGAGIRHAGAGPSLEAARAPAVLHLPGQGRLLILAGGTTDCGIDRQWAAGSDRSGVHLLPDLSGSTIRAIATLVQTSKRPGDLVVASLHWGGNWGYAIPAAQREFAQALIDQAGVDLVHGHSSHHVKGIEVHNGRAIIYGCGDLLSDYEGISGYEAFRGELGLLYFPTLDPASGRLLGLTMTPTRVRRLAITLASRPEAQWLAAVLNREGRPLGTGVTLAEDGRLTLHWPGR